The sequence GCTGTTTATTATGGATCAGAAATGACATTCCTTAAAAATATTAAGCACACAGATGTTGAACTGGATGCTTTTAAGGAAATAAAAGATCAACTCACATTCAGGAAAAAAGCCATTTTAGATGTGTTGATTGAGAACGATATTGATATCAAAAAAGTTAATTTGTTAATGTCGAGATCGGGAATGATGAAGCCTGTTAAATCAGGGATTTATGAAATCAACGAATTGATGATTAAAGATTTGGTCGAAGGCAGCAAAAGTGAGCATCATATCAATTTAGGTGGATTGGTTTCGAAAGAGATTGCTGACGATTTAGGCATCAAAGCATACATGGCTGATCCTGTTGTTGTGGATGAATTTGATGAAGTAGCTCGTGTGAGCGGACATCCGCTGATTGAAAGGAAATCCCGATTTCATGCATTGAGCCATAAACATTTTGCACGTAAATATGCCAAATCTATCAGCAAACAATATGAAGATTTAAATCTTATTGTGGTTTATGTAGGAACCAAAGGAATTTCAATTGGTGCACATAAAAAAGGGAAGGTGATTGATGTAAATCAATCGTATGATGGAGATGGCCCTTTTGGAGTTACAAGGGCAGGATCTTTGCCAACAGGTGATTTGATCCGTTTGTGTTTCAGTAGGAAATATAATGAAAGCGAAATGCTTGACTTGGTTCAACGAGGAGGAGGATATGCTGCATATCTTGGAACTTCTAATTTATCTGAAATAGATCAGCGACTCATGTCGGGCGACGATACCGCCATATTTATTTCTTATGCATGTGCCTATCAGGTTGCCAAAGAAATTGGTGGAATGTACGCGGTGTTGGATGCAAAAGTAGATGCCATTATTTTAAGCGGGAATATCTTTAATAGTGAACGCTTTCTTGAAAATGTAACCCGAAGGGTTGGCAAAATTGCTCCCATTGCTTTGTATCCAAGCAAAAATGATTTTGAAGCCATTGCCATGAATGGATTACGATTGCTGAAAGAAGAAATCGTGGCTCAAGAGTATAAGTAACATCTCTATCCCCCAAAACCATAACTTAAGTTATGGTTTTGGGGACATAAATAATACTCCCCATAAATTTAATTTGAATGTCACATTCACTTGTTAAAATATGGGTACATGCAATCCTCGGTGTTAAATATCGTGAGAATCTCATCAATCCCAAATCGGAGAAATTAATTTACAAGATTTTATCAAGAGAGGTTTCCAAAACTGGTTGTAAGTTATTTGCCATTGGTGGAACTGAAAATCATGTTCATATTTTGATAATGCTCAAATCAACGGTTAGTATCAGCAATGTAATGAAACAAGTTAAAGGTGCAAGTAGCCGAATGATTTCAAGATTAAAGTTATGCCCACAAGAATTTTATTGGCAAATCGGATATGGTGCTTTTTCTGTTTCCGAGAAAAATGTGAAAGGTGTTATCAGGTATATCAAAAATCAAAAAATTCATCATCAGCAAGTTAGCCTGCATGATGAACTAAAATCTATTAGGGCTGGCCAGCATTCGCACTCAAAAACAATAAATTAATTTATGGTTTTTGGCAAATGGATTCTTACAATCGATCTTTAAAATATTCCAAGCTCTCAGGATTAGCCAAAGCATCTTTATTTTTAACCTCTTGACCATGTGCAATTTTTTTAACGGCAACTTCAACTTTTTTACCATTGATGGTGTAAGGAACATCTTTGGTTTCCAAAATCAGGGCCGGAACATGACGTGGGCTGCAATTCTTCCGGATTTGATTTTTTATTTTCTGTTTTAATTCTTCTGTTAGTGATTGTCCAATGGACAGCTTTACAAAAAGCACAACTTCTTCATCATTTTCAAGTTGATGACCGATTACAACCGAATCGGCAATTTCATCCATATTCTCAACCACACGGTAAATTTCGGCAGTTCCTATTCGTACACCACCCGGATTTAAAGTTGCATCTGATCGACCATGCATTTGAATACCACCGTTTTCGGTAATGAGAATATAATCGCCATGATGCCAAATATTGGGATAAGTTGCAAAATAAGCATCGTGATATTTTTCACCATTCGGATCGTTCCAAAAATAAACCGGCATTGAGGGGAAAGCTATTTTGCAAACTAGTTCCCCTTTTTCTCCAATTAAGCTTGTACCCGCTTCGTTGATGCAATCCACATCCATTCCAAGACCCTTGCATTGAATATCGCCACGATAAACCGGCAATAATGGATTTCCTAAAACAAAACAAGAAACAATATCCGTACCTCCGGCAATAGAAGAAAGCTGGACATCCTTTTTCCAATCACGATAAACATATTCGAAGCTTTCTTCAGAAAGGGGCGAACCAGTTGAAAGAATCGCCTTAAGCTTAGGAAAATCGGAGATAGTATTTGGAACAACTTCTTCCGATTCGAGCATGGCAATGTATTTTGCACTGGTACCAAAAATTGTGATGTCAAGTTCATCAGCCATTTTAAGCAGTGCATCAGCTTGGGGATAAAACGGATTGCCATCATAACAAACGATGGTTGCTCCAACCGCCAGCGAACTTACAAACCAGTTCCACATCATCCAACCACAGGTTGTGTAATAAAAATGTACATCATTTTCTGTTAAATCGCAGTGCAATTTTAATTCTTTTAAATGTTGAATGAGCGTTCCACCTGCCGAATGAACGATGCTTTTTGGTAAACCGGTAGTACCCGAAGAATACATGATATACAATGGGTGATCGAAATCGAGTTGTTCGAAAACGAGTTTTTCAGCCGTTGGTTCTGTAAGTTCTTCGTAAGTAATCGCATTGCTAAATTTTCCTTTGTCAACCGTATGAGTATAATTCACCAAAACCACTTTTTTAACAGAGGGTAATTGATCCAAAATCTGCAAAAGTTTTTCTTGGGAATCAAATTGTTTTCCCTTAAAAAAGTAACCATCTGCTGCAAAAATTACCTTGGGTTCAATCTGACTGAACCGATCTAAAACTCCTTTAATCCCAAAATCGGGAGACGAGGACGACCATATGGCACCAATGGCTGAAGTCGCCAACATGGCAATAATACTTTCAGGCATATTGGGCATAAATCCGGCGATACGATCTCCTTTCTTTACTCCAAGTTTTTTTAAACCTGCCACCGTTTTCCTGACTTCTTCGTATAATTCCTTGTAGGATAGTTGTCTTTTTATTTCTGATTCGCCCCGAAAAATAATGGCCGTTTTATCATCTCTTCTCTGCAAAAGATTTTCAGCATAATTGAGTTTTGCATCGGTAAACCATTTGGCCCCTGGCATTTTTTGGGGATCATCAACAACCGAAGTATATTTTTCTGAATGAATGATGTTTGAATAATTCCAGAATTCTTCCCAAAAATCAGCCGGGTTTTCAACACTCCACTGATGCAAATGCGCATAACTATTTTCAGCTAAATGATATTTATCGCGGATCAAATTTAGAAATTCCTGCATTTGGGATGCAGAAGCTTTTTCAGGGTTGGGTTGCCAAAGTTTTGTATTATTCATTTTAGTCTAGAATTAAGCACATAAGGGTTGCTCAAAAATGAATTTGAAGATTTGAAAATGTGCTAATTTGAAAATGACTCGTTCTCCTCAAATATTATCAAATTTTCAAATTGAATAATTTTCAAATTAACAACCTATATAGCGTGAAATCACCAATCGCTGAATTTCCGATGTTCCTTCGCCAATTTGCAATAATCGTTGATCGCGGAAAAATCGTTCAATCGCGTAATCTTTCATAAGGCCGTAACCACCATGCAATTGAAGTGCTTCGTCGGCAACTTGTTTCGCAATTTCCGAGCAATACAATTTCGACATGGCCGCCTCTTTAGCAAAGGGTTTATTTTCATCTTTCAGCCAACATGCTTTGTAAAGCAGGTTACGCGCCAGCTCAATTTTTAGCGCCATATCGGCCAATTTAAAGGCATTCACCTGAAATTTGGAGATGGGTTTGCCAAATTGTTTGCGTTCGTTAGCATAATTTAAACCCAGTTCAAAGGCTCCTTGTGCCAATCCAAGGCCCATGGCGGCAATTGATAGCCGGCCATTATCAAGGGTGCTTAGCATGATTTTGGAACCTTGCCCCACTTCTCCTAAAAGATTTCCTTCCGGAACTTTGCAATCCTCAAAATACAGTTCGGCTGTGTCGGAAGCCCGCCACATCATTTTGCCATGCATGGTATTGCGCTTAAAGCCGGGAGTATCTTTGTCGACAATAATACAGGTGAATTCAGGTATACCATTTTTCACATCACTTACTGCCTGAACAGTTGAACCAACTGAAATTTCAGAAGACCCGTTGGTGATGAAAATTTTTGAACCATCAATTATCCATTGACCATTCTCTAGTCGTGCTTTGGTTTTAGTTCCCCTCGAGTCGGATCCGGCTGAAGCTTCGGTCAAACCGAAACCCCAAAGCGCTTCACCAGTGCAAAGAGGGGGAAGGTATTTTAGTTTTTGTTCTTCAGTGCCGTAATAATACAGAGGCCCGATTCCTAGGGAATTGTGGGCAGCAAGAGTGGCAGCTTGTGAGCTGTCGACCCTGGCTAATTCTTCAACGGCAATGATGTAAGATAAAGTGTCAAGTCCCTGTCCACCGTATTTCTCGGGCAGGCACATTCCAAATAGGCCTAATTCTCCCATCTTTTGTGTCAGGTCAAGGGAAAACTCTGCTTTTTCGTCTAATTCCTGGGCAATTGGTTTAATTTCTAATTCAGCGAAGTCGCGGACCGCTTCGCGGATCATTTTTTGTTCCTCACTTAAATCGAAATTCATAGTTATTTAATTTGAAGATTTGAAAATATGTTAATTTGAAAATGATTAGATTGTTTTAGAAATTGAATTATTTTAAAAGCACCTGTCTGGCTGTAACTAATTATCTGCCAAATTTATAACACAATTGGTAATTTTATTGAACTTTCAAATTAGCACATTTCCAAATAGACACATTAAGGTTATCACATCTTAATTACCAAATTTTCAAATTATCTAATTTTCAAATTGTGTTATTCAATTTCTACCAATACTGCACCTGCATCTACCATATCATCGAGTAAAACAATTACTTTTGAAATTTTACCATCTCTTTTGATCGATATATTATTTTCCATTTTCATGGCATCAATCACTATAACTACGTCATCTTTCTTCACTACATCACCCGGTTTAACCATGATTTTAAATATCCGGCCCGGAATTGGAGAAACAATAACGTTTTCTTCATTTACAGTAGTATCTTCAACAGTAGAAGTATGTTCAGTGTCTAATAAATCATTTCGTCTGATTAAAAAGTCACCGCCATTAATGCTAACTTTGATCATTTCATCATCGGCCTTCGTGAAACTTGCAAAATAAGTATTATTGCCAATTTTAAAATCAACTTCATTTTGATTCATATAAATCAATTGGCAATCATATCCAACTTCATCGAAGATAAA comes from Bacteroidota bacterium and encodes:
- the buk gene encoding butyrate kinase produces the protein MYSKKILVIYPEEKSTYIAVYYGSEMTFLKNIKHTDVELDAFKEIKDQLTFRKKAILDVLIENDIDIKKVNLLMSRSGMMKPVKSGIYEINELMIKDLVEGSKSEHHINLGGLVSKEIADDLGIKAYMADPVVVDEFDEVARVSGHPLIERKSRFHALSHKHFARKYAKSISKQYEDLNLIVVYVGTKGISIGAHKKGKVIDVNQSYDGDGPFGVTRAGSLPTGDLIRLCFSRKYNESEMLDLVQRGGGYAAYLGTSNLSEIDQRLMSGDDTAIFISYACAYQVAKEIGGMYAVLDAKVDAIILSGNIFNSERFLENVTRRVGKIAPIALYPSKNDFEAIAMNGLRLLKEEIVAQEYK
- the tnpA gene encoding IS200/IS605 family transposase, with amino-acid sequence MSHSLVKIWVHAILGVKYRENLINPKSEKLIYKILSREVSKTGCKLFAIGGTENHVHILIMLKSTVSISNVMKQVKGASSRMISRLKLCPQEFYWQIGYGAFSVSEKNVKGVIRYIKNQKIHHQQVSLHDELKSIRAGQHSHSKTIN
- a CDS encoding acetoacetate--CoA ligase — encoded protein: MNNTKLWQPNPEKASASQMQEFLNLIRDKYHLAENSYAHLHQWSVENPADFWEEFWNYSNIIHSEKYTSVVDDPQKMPGAKWFTDAKLNYAENLLQRRDDKTAIIFRGESEIKRQLSYKELYEEVRKTVAGLKKLGVKKGDRIAGFMPNMPESIIAMLATSAIGAIWSSSSPDFGIKGVLDRFSQIEPKVIFAADGYFFKGKQFDSQEKLLQILDQLPSVKKVVLVNYTHTVDKGKFSNAITYEELTEPTAEKLVFEQLDFDHPLYIMYSSGTTGLPKSIVHSAGGTLIQHLKELKLHCDLTENDVHFYYTTCGWMMWNWFVSSLAVGATIVCYDGNPFYPQADALLKMADELDITIFGTSAKYIAMLESEEVVPNTISDFPKLKAILSTGSPLSEESFEYVYRDWKKDVQLSSIAGGTDIVSCFVLGNPLLPVYRGDIQCKGLGMDVDCINEAGTSLIGEKGELVCKIAFPSMPVYFWNDPNGEKYHDAYFATYPNIWHHGDYILITENGGIQMHGRSDATLNPGGVRIGTAEIYRVVENMDEIADSVVIGHQLENDEEVVLFVKLSIGQSLTEELKQKIKNQIRKNCSPRHVPALILETKDVPYTINGKKVEVAVKKIAHGQEVKNKDALANPESLEYFKDRL
- a CDS encoding acyl-CoA dehydrogenase family protein; this encodes MNFDLSEEQKMIREAVRDFAELEIKPIAQELDEKAEFSLDLTQKMGELGLFGMCLPEKYGGQGLDTLSYIIAVEELARVDSSQAATLAAHNSLGIGPLYYYGTEEQKLKYLPPLCTGEALWGFGLTEASAGSDSRGTKTKARLENGQWIIDGSKIFITNGSSEISVGSTVQAVSDVKNGIPEFTCIIVDKDTPGFKRNTMHGKMMWRASDTAELYFEDCKVPEGNLLGEVGQGSKIMLSTLDNGRLSIAAMGLGLAQGAFELGLNYANERKQFGKPISKFQVNAFKLADMALKIELARNLLYKACWLKDENKPFAKEAAMSKLYCSEIAKQVADEALQLHGGYGLMKDYAIERFFRDQRLLQIGEGTSEIQRLVISRYIGC